A section of the Alkalihalobacillus sp. LMS39 genome encodes:
- a CDS encoding Fur-regulated basic protein FbpA produces the protein MEKRVNMLRFAVEEKKKELIKLLKECGIHHNFQGEKLENLTLTELEEKFRKVAKY, from the coding sequence ATGGAAAAGCGAGTGAATATGTTGAGATTTGCGGTGGAAGAGAAGAAAAAAGAATTAATTAAATTACTTAAAGAATGTGGGATTCATCATAATTTTCAAGGGGAAAAGCTAGAGAATCTCACACTTACGGAACTAGAAGAGAAGTTTAGGAAAGTAGCTAAATACTAA